From a single Rutidosis leptorrhynchoides isolate AG116_Rl617_1_P2 chromosome 5, CSIRO_AGI_Rlap_v1, whole genome shotgun sequence genomic region:
- the LOC139848858 gene encoding uncharacterized protein, with protein sequence MESQGKIEDSVLSPSFSYYSSDTSTTSTSIARVIHEDEEDFEFSIGNKQLSLKDISSKSWTIFPVFNRDLIINDEIDHSVSINSPLRKLFINEEQLGSESPSYSSSEADELENIPSGTFCVWSPKCKKSNSTGSSTGSKKWSIRYLLKRSNSDGKEPTAILKRKPTRNFGDDVLTSKAQTPVHELFYVKRRSENEIGKRKTYLPYRKDLVGLFGNVNGIGKIIPF encoded by the coding sequence atggaatCACAGGGTAAAATCGAGGATTCAGTGTTATCTCCCAGCTTCAGTTACTACTCTTCAGATACTTCAACAACTTCCACATCCATCGCCAGAGTAATCCATGAAGACGAAGAAGATTTTGAGTTTTCAATTGGTAACAAACAACTTTCACTAAAAGatattagttcaaaatcctggacAATATTTCCAGTTTTCAACCGTGATCTAATCATAAACGATGAAATTGACCATTCCGTTTCAATAAATAGTCCGTTACGAAAACTGTTCATCAATGAAGAACAATTAGGATCCGAATCGCCTTCGTATTCGTCATCAGAAGCTGATGAATTAGAAAACATACCTTCTGGAACATTCTGCGTCTGGAGTCCTAAATGTAAAAAGAGTAATTCAACCGGATCATCAACCGGATCCAAAAAATGGAGTATCCGATATTTGCTAAAGCGAAGCAATAGCGATGGAAAGGAACCGACGGCGATTTTGAAACGGAAACCAACCCGAAATTTCGGTGATGATGTTTTGACATCGAAGGCGCAAACTCCGGTACACGAACTGTTTTATGTGAAAAGAAGATCGGAAAATGAAATCGGAAAGAGGAAAACGTATTTGCCGTACAGAAAGGATCTGGTTGGATTGTTTGGAAATGTTAACGGAATCGGAAAAATTATTCCGTTCTGA